Proteins co-encoded in one Hyla sarda isolate aHylSar1 chromosome 4, aHylSar1.hap1, whole genome shotgun sequence genomic window:
- the ACR gene encoding acrosin isoform X1, translating into MASYASSIGMPFIAIVFILMINGYSFENCGLRPLAAGYGGMRIVGGVDAQPGAWPWLVSIQIPTRTGHRHSCGGTLLDKLWVLTAAHCFKASKRSVPKWRIIVGGHQLSALSQDVQIRSIKSYIVHENYNPRIEAYDIALIELDSPVEYNDYVQPACLPTTTMNINSFHPCYISGWGVMAEKSVETADILQEAKVNQVDLERCNSTEWYNGMIWNYNLCAGYEEGGIDSCQGDSGGPLMCLDEATSKYYVTGVTSWGSGCAKSKKPGVYSNTQYFLEWIKVKLTEVLSTLTPTTTTQKNILPIKKTTVPPNEKSQPTSVGQPCISQPPRQKHLKKIFGKYSKLKGKI; encoded by the exons ATGGCTTCATATGCCTCCTCCATAGGCATGCCATTTATTGCCATAGTGTTCATACTAATGATCAATGGATACAGCTTCGAAA ACTGTGGACTGCGCCCTCTGGCGGCAGGGTATGGAGGCATGCGGATTGTTGGCGGAGTAGACGCTCAACCAGGAGCATGGCCGTGGCTTGTGAGCATTCAGATTCCAACTCGAACTGGTCATCGACATTCTTGTGGGGGAACTCTTCTTGATAAATTGTGGGTGCTAACAGCAGCACATTGCTTCAAAGCTagcaaaag ATCTGTCCCCAAGTGGAGAATAATTGTGGGAGGTCACCAACTGTCTGCGCTCTCCCAAGATGTCCAGATACGTTCAATCAAGTCGTATATTGTTCATGAGAACTACAATCCACGCATAGAGGCCTATGATATCGCCCTTATTGAGCTCGATTCACCAGTGGAATATAATGACTATGTGCAGCCAGCCTGTTTACCTACAACCACCATGAACATCAACTCATTCCACCCTTGCTATATAAGTGGTTGGGGAGTCATGGCTGAGAAAT CTGTAGAAACAGCAGATATTTTACAAGAGGCTAAAGTGAACCAGGTTGACCTTGAAAGGTGCAACAGCACTGAGTGGTATAATGGTATGATTTGGAACTACAACCTATGTGCTGGATATGAAGAAGGTGGAATTGACAGCTGCCAG GGTGACAGTGGAGGACCCCTCATGTGCCTTGATGAAGCTACCTCTAAATATTATGTGACTGGTGTCACAAGTTGGGGGAGCGGCTGTGCCAAGTCAAAGAAACCAGGTGTGTACAGCAACACCCAATACTTTTTGGAGTGGATCAAAGTAAAGTTGACAGAAGTCTTATCGACTCTAACACCAACCACAACTACACAGAAAAATATTCTTCCTATAAAGAAGACTACTGTCCCTCCTAATGAGAAGTCACAGCCCACCTCT